In Oreochromis aureus strain Israel breed Guangdong linkage group 22, ZZ_aureus, whole genome shotgun sequence, the genomic window CCCTGCGCTGGACTGTGGGAGACCCCATAGGTGCAAAGGGCCTGAAAGAGACTTGTGGAGGGGCGGAGGATGAGGaagtggaagaggaggaggttgaaggagaggaagaggaaggggTTGAGAGAGGTAGAGGTGAGGCTCTGGTGGAGCTGTGAGGAGACGGCTGTGGTGGTCTGGAGGGGGCTAGGACTGGCGACGCTGCGAGGGAGGGCACCCTGTGGACGGTGGCAAGAGCTGTAGGTGCAAGGAGCTGTGGTGCACCCTGCTGGCACCCAGCCAGGGGGGTGAGGCGTAGGGAGGCGGGTGATGGGTAGCTCCCTAGCAGGGCCAGATCCCTTCGCCCGCTGGGGAAAGGAGGTGAGGAGGAGGCTGGCGAGTTAGGGGAGATTTGAGGGAAGGATGCCCACGGCCAAGGAGCGAAGGGCAGGGCGGAAGCTGGGGGTGACTGCAGGAGAAGAGGGTCTAGCTCACTCGCGCAGTGAGAGAGGTGGGAGACCAGACGAGCTCCTATAGGGTCTGGGGAGTCCCCCTCAAGTGAGCTGAGGTACCGTACCACCTCTCCAACGCACTCCCTGAAGCCCAGGGTCCTGTAGTCGACTGCCAGAGCCCTCGCATCAAAGTATCCTGAGGTGGAAAAACAGTTCAGTTTAGTCTTTGCTGAATAAATGCAGGGGAAGGCAGTAAAAATCTCTTGTCTAAAAGAGGAGGATGACA contains:
- the heyl gene encoding hairy/enhancer-of-split related with YRPW motif-like protein, whose translation is MKRPHDYSSPDSDTDEFIDVGQEDSYCPVTGSMSPGSASQILARKKRRGIIEKRRRDRINHSLSELRRLVPSAFEKQGSSKLEKAEILQMTVDHLKLLHAMGGKGYFDARALAVDYRTLGFRECVGEVVRYLSSLEGDSPDPIGARLVSHLSHCASELDPLLLQSPPASALPFAPWPWASFPQISPNSPASSSPPFPSGRRDLALLGSYPSPASLRLTPLAGCQQGAPQLLAPTALATVHRVPSLAASPVLAPSRPPQPSPHSSTRASPLPLSTPSSSSPSTSSSSTSSSSAPPQVSFRPFAPMGSPTVQRRGLSGSAKAAQGWGTEIGAF